A DNA window from Syngnathus typhle isolate RoL2023-S1 ecotype Sweden linkage group LG2, RoL_Styp_1.0, whole genome shotgun sequence contains the following coding sequences:
- the LOC133150028 gene encoding SH3 domain-binding protein 4-A-like, protein MVSMTSGDHLLPRCKSEGMLEDLGQGCPASLSQVKGHDEMFSLVPSPSALRLDTSTSYGAAQEVVAIKDYLPTSLVSLKFSKGDRLFVLDTSGGEWWYAHNNREMGYIPAACVKLLRNCSLSDSGVIDSLGEEEELPKDFEGLGEWRANDYPFCENPIAHPLDQNRQRVTNSADLILFDTFANPSHSNSDTKNINFSRLGCPDRAEQHLHRDNPLLRSKRSQSLSQLWLLQAQSNPSIPSSCFFTGLKAPSPEQFQSREDFRTAWLNHRKLARSCHDLESLGQNPGWGQTQPVETSIVCGLDSGGGVVQLPDTNITLHVPEGHVCHGDHQQISMRALLDLPLELNNDSCSTVSPVVEIKLSNMETKSFITLEIQVSVTVKPESDHSAEILCVRSDSKDGPYAPIPTCYIYKDMVQVRLDSLESCMYVAVVVRSLNISHGVSVWDYMQRKVTLGVYGPKHIHPTFKTVVAVFGHDCAPKTLLLSRMGRLACSTPAVSLQLWGKQHFSLRSPQDLQVGLYPNVAHYQVKSCDGAGLVRGFQLKLGKVGRLVYVMSSRDPNVVSDFTLRVQVKDTLDCTLTQFCIQTPQPPPKSEGRTTGQRRFLKKNEVGKITLSPLAVTSKYPKFQERLITSLKFGKLIKTVIRQHKSNYLLEYKKGDVIALLSEEKIKLRGQLRTKEWYIAFYQGKTGLVHAKNVLLLGKVKPIHWCGPDLTTTTLLEQILKPCKFLTYIYATVRTLLMENVSNWGAFADALGYGNLPLDYFCRTELDSEPEKVACVLEKLKEECTNAESKGRKSFQRELMMALLKMDCQGLVARLVLDFVLLTTAVEVASRWRELAEKLARVSKQQMEAYEAPHRDKSGVLDNESMWKPAYDFLLTWAAHVGDSYRDVIQELHVGLDKMRNPITKRWKHLTGTLILVNCLDILRSAAFCPTGYGDFAV, encoded by the exons ATGGTCAGCATGACGAGCGGCGATCACCTCCTCCCTCGCTGCAAGTCTGAGGGGATGCTCGAGGACCTGGGACAGGGGTGTCCAGCCAGCCTCTCGCAAGTCAAAGGTCATGATGAAATGTTCTCTTTAG TGCCTTCTCCCAGTGCCTTAAGACTGGACACGTCTACCTCATATGGAGCCGCACAGGAAGTGGTGGCCATCAAGGATTATTTGCCCACCAGTTTAGTCAGCCTGAAATTCTCCAAAGGCGATCGACTTTTTGTTCTGGACACGTCGGGCGGCGAGTGGTGGTACGCACACAATAACAGGGAGATGGGCTACATCCCCGCTGCTTGTGTCAAACTGCTCAGGAATTGTTCGCTTAGTGATAGCGGAGTGATCGACAGTcttggagaggaagaggagctgcCGAAGGACTTTGAAGGCTTAGGAGAGTGGAGAGCTAACGACTATCCGTTTTGTGAAAACCCCATTGCGCATCCCTTAGACCAGAACCGCCAACGTGTGACAAACTCTGCTGATTTGATTCTTTTTGATACATTTGCAAATCCAAGCCACTCCAACAGTGACACCAAGAATATTAATTTTAGCCGCCTCGGTTGTCCCGACCGAGCGGAGCAACACCTCCACAGGGATAATCCTCTTTTAAGGAGTAAACGTTCCCAGAGTCTTTCCCAACTCTGGCTTCTACAAGCTCAATCAAATCCAAGCATTCCTTCCTCTTGTTTTTTCACGGGCCTGAAGGCGCCTTCGCCGGAACAGTTTCAGAGCCGCGAGGACTTCCGAACGGCTTGGCTTAACCACCGAAAACTGGCCAGGTCTTGCCATGACCTGGAATCCTTAGGCCAGAATCCGGGGTGGGGTCAGACCCAACCCGTCGAGACCAGCATTGTGTGTGGCTTGGATAGCGGAGGAGGTGTGGTTCAGCTGCCGGACACCAACATCACCCTGCACGTTCCTGAAGGGCACGTTTGCCACGGCGACCATCAGCAGATCTCCATGAGAGCCTTACTGGATCTTCCCTTGGAGCTCAACAACGACAGCTGCTCCACTGTCAGCCCGGTGGTGGAGATCAAGCTCAGCAACATGGAGACCAAGTCTTTTATCACTTTGGAGATTCAAGTGTCAGTCACTGTAAAACCAGAGAGCGACCACTCcgccgagatactttgtgttCGGAGCGACAGCAAAGATGGACCTTACGCGCCCATTCCGACTTGTTACATTTATAAGGATATGGTCCAAGTGCGCCTGGACAGTCTTGAGTCGTGCATGTACGTGGCGGTTGTGGTTCGGTCACTGAACATCAGTCATGGCGTGAGCGTGTGGGACTACATGCAGAGAAAGGTCACGCTCGGGGTTTACGGACCCAAGCACATCCACCCTACTTTTAAGACCGTCGTGGCCGTGTTTGGCCATGACTGCGCCCCGAAGACCTTACTGCTGAGTCGGATGGGTCGCTTAGCTTGCTCCACCCCTGCAGTCAGCCTCCAGTTGTGGGGGAAGCAGCATTTTAGCCTGAGATCCCCACAGGATCTCCAGGTAGGGCTGTACCCTAACGTGGCCCACTATCAGGTAAAATCTTGCGATGGCGCCGGCCTTGTCCGGGGATTTCAACTGAAACTGGGCAAGGTGGGCCGACTGGTTTACGTGATGTCTTCGCGCGACCCCAATGTCGTCTCAGACTTTACTCTCAGGGTCCAAGTCAAGGACACGCTGGACTGCACCCTTACCCAGTTCTGCATCCAAACGCCGCAACCACCGCCAAAGTCCGAAGGGAGGACGACGGGCCAGAGgagattcttaaaaaaaaacgaggtgGGTAAGATTACCTTGTCGCCGCTGGCTGTCACCTCCAAATACCCCAAATTTCAGGAGCGCCTTATAACCAGCCTAAAATTCGGCAAGCTGATTAAAACGGTAATACGGCAGCACAAGAGCAACTACCTGCTGGAGTACAAGAAAGGTGATGTCATCGCCCTGCTCAGTGAGGAGAAGATCAAGCTCAGAGGGCAGCTGCGCACTAAAGAATGGTACATCGCATTCTATCAGGGCAAGACAGGGTTGGTCCACGCCAAGAACGTTTTGCTTTTGGGAAAAGTCAAGCCCATTCATTGGTGTGGGCCGGATTTAACGACCACGACGCTGCTGGAGCAGATCCTCAAACCGTGCAAATTTCTGACATACATTTATGCCACCGTGAGGACCCTTCTGATGGAGAACGTGTCAAACTGGGGAGCGTTTGCCGACGCGCTGGGCTACGGGAACTTGCCGCTGGATTACTTCTGTCGGACCGAGCTGGACAGCGAGCCAGAGAAGGTAGCGTGTGTTCTGGAGAAACTCAAAGAGGAGTGCACCAATGCGGAGAGCAAGGGGAGGAAGTCCTTTCAGAGGGAGCTCATGATG GCCTTGCTCAAGATGGACTGCCAGGGTCTTGTTGCCAGATTGGTTCTGGACTTTGTCCTGCTAACCACGGCGGTGGAGGTGGCATCCCGCTGGAGGGAACTTGCAGAAAAACTGGCCAGGGTGTCCAAACAGCAGATGGAGGCTTACGAGGCACCGCACCGGGATAAAAGCGGCGTGCTGGACAATGAG TCCATGTGGAAACCAGCATATGACTTCCTGCTGACGTGGGCAGCGCACGTAGGAGACAGCTATCGGGATGTGATCCAGGAGCTTCACGTTGGTCTGGACAAGATGAGGAACCCCATCACCAAGAGGTGGAAGCACCTGACCGGCACCCTCATCCTCGTCAACTGCCTCGACATCCTCCGAAGTGCCGCCTTTTGTCCCACCGGGTACGGCGACTTTGCCGTCTGA
- the LOC133150047 gene encoding ADP-ribosylation factor-like protein 4C — MGTSFSNLAAFQSLHIVMLGLDSAGKTTVLYRLRFNEFVNTVPTIGFNTERIRLGGAGTSRGISCHFWDVGGQEKLRPLWKPYSRCTDGIVYVVDSVDAERLEEARTELHKITRFSENHGTPLLVIANKQDLPRALDVADIERQLALSELSPSTPYHVQPACAIIGEGLHEGMDKLHEMIVKRRKALKQKKKRQ; from the coding sequence ATGGGGACTAGTTTCTCCAACCTGGCAGCCTTCCAGTCCCTGCACATCGTCATGCTCGGCTTGGACTCCGCGGGCAAAACCACCGTGCTCTACCGGCTCCGATTCAACGAGTTCGTCAACACGGTGCCTACCATCGGCTTCAACACGGAGAGGATCCGGCTGGGCGGCGCGGGGACATCCAGGGGCATCAGCTGCCACTTCTGGGATGTCGGCGGCCAAGAGAAGCTGCGGCCCCTGTGGAAGCCCTACAGCCGCTGCACGGACGGCATCGTCTACGTGGTGGACTCGGTGGACGCCGAGCGGCTGGAGGAAGCCCGGACCGAGCTGCACAAGATCACCCGCTTTTCCGAGAACCACGGGACCCCGCTGCTGGTCATCGCCAACAAACAGGACCTGCCGCGGGCCCTGGACGTGGCCGACATCGAGCGGCAGCTGGCCCTGTCCGAACTGAGCCCGTCCACGCCGTACCACGTCCAGCCCGCCTGCGCCATTATCGGCGAGGGTCTCCACGAGGGCATGGACAAGTTGCACGAGATGATCGTCAAGAGGAGGAAAGCGCtcaagcagaagaagaagaggcaatGA